The sequence gtaaaccagcttgaaagtaatcagaatgatataatcttagaatctttttggaagctccatctaagatcttaggatcttcaaaacgcaacccccacttttcaccatgaatcgtttttggtctgttcatgaaaattgtttgttttgaaagttctaaatcaatgatagctttagattgctctgtacgatagagtttttcttcatatcgagcaagttgagctttcattagaacagactcttttgacaacgaagaaatttcagtgtctttttcaattatggcgttttccaaatgaataattttcttgtttagctttgaaagtgtgggttcatgtttgttttttaaatcagaaagatctttttctaagaattgaactttttctgcaagtcgttcagattttaaacgataatcagttcgttcgactttaatcggatgaattgtcttcttaagatcttccaactcagtttccgtagagctgagttggagagtcaatcgttgcacatccgtttgcaatttcaaggtctggtctcatttagtttgattttatcttttaaaatcttgttttcagattttaagcctttgacttcttttgacattgagaccagattcttcatcaagtcattttgcatttttataaaatcaggtgagatttcagttaattgtacctcatcatcgtcagatgttgagtcagaattctccaatgcttccttagctttgatgagcttagtcaccttgcaaacatttgcatgtttcacctctgagtctgaatcatcagtccagttaaaccaagtatcatcaaccggtttcagctctcccccagtttccacaatcttagccatcaacattttcttcttgtagtaagctgcgtccttcttcttaggcatcttgcactcacgagagtaatgaccagctttgccacaattgaaacagattgaatcttccttcttagaatcatcagcacgttgttgtttggattgatcagctttcttgtagtacgagaaagatgatgagtgtttgcgttgattgcttgatttgcctttaaacttgtgtttgttcaaggcgtttgtgaacatggcttccatcttgactaattcaaggtgagaatcatcaacatcagaaagattcaactcttcagaatcagttgattcttcaacaagcactttcttggacaagcttttggaagtcgtaaaagatttgcttttttttggcaattagggcaagaggatcgcccggagaagactctttccttccttcttgaagtttagacacctcgggTTGATAAtgtataagaactccaacaagctcatgaatagtcaacttgtcaatctctttggtagatcgaacaatggttccataaggaagccaatcagcattgagctttttgaggaatttcatgttgacttcagcatgtacttttacaatcttacaccttttcaactcattgagagcaccattgaaacgacggtaggtgtccttgagtagttcttctggttcctgcttgaaatcttcatacaatcccagagccttattcaatttagtaacgtctgacatgtcataaccttcttgttgtcgtttgatctcatcccatatatcttttgcagtagtgttgctatcaacattttcaaatagctcatatgggatagcttgcatgacaaaatttttagcctctatgtcaccctgagctctttcatgtttatcaccagaaagttcatagactggaattggcataccagtatccggatgaaaatcaacaactggaccatctctcagagaagcccatatatgtttagctttctcacccttatagtctatgtactgagtgacacgatgaagccactgagtgtacttgccatcaaacaacactggaggtcaggaatctgatccaatgataagagtgtcCTGAGTAGACATATTAAATTGAGGTAGATtaggtatagattcggtattaaacacaatctatgatcagggttcagtataaaatctaacaagaatgtcagattaattaaagattcggtacagtagcagattcggtaaatggttcggtactgtagcagattcggtaacaattcggtataccagattctgtatcagaaactgataagaatcacaagtaacacccaaattcggtatggattcggtaaccacacaacttgaagcctcagaatacttaaaaccaaagaattaagtgaaaccgagattctgattcggtaaatgactcggtagtcaaattctgtaaaatattatgtgtaaactcaatccaattcccttgaattagattcggtaaccttgctgcataagaaaacaagttagtaacaaacagaatatcaatgataccgaagattcaggatatcgaatgtcaactgtagcagttgacaataccgagtctaagtctaaaacttagaaatataacagaatcctttctcaaaccacaccaattcgctgcgtatgatcaaaccgaatgtgatagaatcacaaacacaccacaatctgcaacacttaagatgaatttccagtaatgaagcagattcggtatgacagttacgataccgaatgttaatcaaatcttcaaaacttgaagaattgaagaaattgaaccgacggaaatgtgatttaacacctcacgaacacaactgaatctttaaatcttcacaaaaatccagaatcaagcttgaattaagcaataccgagagttttagccacaaactctaaaaatcaacttgattctccataattgaagttaataagctgtaatgatgatcgaaactctttctaatagacctaatacaccttcgctgaacttatcacaagaatctgaacgtcagattatcaaattcgataataccgaatctgattcattttaccgagagtattcagattctgtaatctacaatctctggatcgatatagtgatgtagaatcacttcctgaaagctctgataccaaatgataggtcagatcatgttgagattgagagaaatgataagatagagtgagattcggtatgtaggaagaagactcggtatgagagagaatcggtaaaattacattctacagcttctagaactcagttacaatgcaatggctatctaattaggactacttaggttccttatatagacctcttctaaggaaccttcatttaagcttaattcacattatcactatacaacttcggggtcctaacagaaacaatgacaatgcaggttCGTTTATCGGGCCTGTCATGCTATGGAGAAATGGGTGAtagtgtttcgccaggctccagtgggctaccggggaccgctgAATGGGTTGACAAAGTtaacacagggctaacatgtccctgccgatacacatgttttgaaaCAATATGTCACTTATATATAAAGTTTTATGTTTGTTAGCTACTTGTATTTAAAAACAAATGTGTAGACTATTTAAACTTGTAACTTATTGTATTTTGACCACATCCGAAATAAAAACTCGCTGAAGGTTGTAAAACAACACAGTggtatatagttttttttttttcttcttcttaacaGATACGTATTTGATGATCAATTAAGTTTATTTGAATACAAATGTTACTTAATTTCTATAAGTTTTTGGCATGGTTTAGTCTAAAAGCAACAAATTACAAGTTTGGGTTGAATATAAAGTCGTTTTTAAATATAGATGGCCAAAAAAAATTGAGTGACCTTCTAATATATAATTCTctaaaaataaaaatgattataTAAACAAACAAGTGTAGGTACAAACTAAGACAAGTAATATTGTGAGAATTGAAAAAAAATAAATTATACGAGTAATTGGGTTTGTATTGTCTAACGGTACATGATAGGATTGTTATTACACTAAATTTTATAACTgtaataattattacatatatctcTTTTATATTTACTCTTATTAAAATAATGTTTAACAATTCAAGATAAaagatactccctccgtcccaaaatgaTTGTTCTGTTGGACTTTCAAAGTCAATTTATTAatttttgactttaaatatttgttTATTTTTGCTATAGAATATATGATAAAATTTATATGAATTGACTGATTTTCGAATGTGTTTTCATGTGGTATAACTTTCATtcgatattatataacacaaagaaagaTATTTAACGTCAAAGTTGATAAAAAAAGACTCAAAAAGTCAACGTGACAATTATTTTGGAACGGATGGAGTAAATATTTAACAATTCGTAAATTATATTGCGTGTGTGCACTTGCCTtacaaaaaatatagaaaataaaaaaaacatTACCCATATTATTTGGGATTTTTATTGGAATTAATATACGTAATAATGAACTTATCATGTGTCCTTAGAATGCACTTTAGGTAAATTCTTATAAAACTTATACATATATAATTGCAAATATTtgcaaataaatattatttaatactcattttattgataaaaaaataatacaaaaaacACGTGAACGAATGTTATATACAAAATATGTGCACATTAACGATAAAATATACAATTCTTTTCAAAAGTATTTTGAGCgttttttttataactattttacattaACTTTAATCTAAATGGAAATTTACATGAAATTGAATCCACTTGAATATGAAAAACCTCATAAGCTATTGCCTGAACAttttcagtatatatatatatatatatatatatatatatatatatatatatatatatatatatatatatatatatatatatatataattttttgagTAAAGAGTTACCccgataaatattataaaaataataaaaataatgagtaCAAATCGACACAAGTGTTACAAGAATGCCTTGCAACCCACTAAACAACCAAACAAACACAACTAGCCAACCATCTAAACAGACACTTGACTAGACAAAATGACCATTACATGCGCCAAATCCCCCTCATTTCCGTAACTCTAGGAGACTCCTTGAAGCGCAAGGATATTGACAGGATTTGATCCGCCAAACAGCTATCCCAACGAACCTTCCCTTTGAAACATCTATAATTCCTTTCTTGCCATATGAAATAGATCGTAGCCGCGAGAACAAGCTTGGCCACAATGACATCCACTCGACCTCTACCCGCAACAGGGATCAACAAATCAATTATATTAAGGTGTTGCGTGGTGTTTAAAGGCAATGTAATTCTCGTCGAAACACGCGACCAAACTGTAGCCGTATATCTACACTCAAAAAACAAGTGATCATGGGATCCGATACAATTTTTGCAGAAAAAACATACCAATTGGACCCCAACCTGTTTCTCCCACTCATGTAAGCGATCTTGCGTCTTTAGCTTTTTCTTAATAGCGAGCCATAACATAAACGCGTGTCTTGGAATACTCTGCGAAAACCACACAATCGAGCACTAATTAACAACCCCGGCTTGAGGCTGAAGGGCATTCCAAGCATGAAAAACAGAAAAGTCGAACACACTATCATTGTATATCCAAACCGTAGAATCATGCGAATCATTAATAACAGGACAGTTTATATCTCCTAGCGACGGGTATTTTTGCAGCCAATCCGGGGGCCAACCCAAAGTGTTATGATCGACTAAATCAACCACCAACGACCTGTCCGAAAAACCCGCTCTGCATATATCCCTTCGAGAGATAAGAGCATATAAAGGACCCATACAAGACCAATTATCAAACCATGCATTTGTTATCAAACTATCCCCAATTTTTGTAATGAAATAACTTCGAACTAGAGGGCGAATGCTTAACACTTTTCTCCAACTAAAACTATCAGTAGCTTTATTACTAACATCCCATATACTCCTCCCATCCAACTTGTAAGTGTGAATCCACTTCACCCATAACGATTGTTTATGAACCAAAATCCCCCAAATATGAGAAGACATTAAGGCAATATTCCAATATTTTAGCCGACGTATACTCAACCCGCCCTCTTCTTTTAGAAGACAAACATCATCCCATTTGACCTTGGCTTTACCCCTCTTCAACTCACCTTGGCACCATCAAAACCCCCTAAGGAGTTTTTCAAACTCCTTAATAATCGCATCCGGAAGAATAAAAATCGAGGCCCAATACAATTGCATAGATGTTAAGACCGAAATAATTAGTTGGACTCTTCCTGCAAAGGATAAGAACTTATTCTTCCAATCATTTATTCGACTCTTAACTCTTTCTATTAAGACTTTGCAGTTCCTATAACGGAGTCTAGATGAAACCAAAGGAACACCCATGTGCTTTATCGGGAATGAACCCACTTCAAATGGGAAAACCGAAAGGATCCATTCCTTAACCGCATTAGACACTCCCGCAAAAAAGCTATACTTTTGGGAAGACTAGCGACTAAACCCGAGCAGTTTTTAAAAATCATCAAGAGCATTCTTAATAGCCATAACCGAAACCATATCCGCATGAGCGAAAATAAATAAATCATTGGCAAAACTAAGATTAACAATCTTAAGTTTGTCACATTTTGGATGGAACTTAAAATTAGATTGCTGGATGTTTCTATTTAACGTAAGCGTCAAAACTTCCATCACTAACGTGAATAGATAAGGCGACAACGGGTCACCTTGACGAAGGCCCCGTTTACCCTTAAAATACCCATGCAATTCACCATTAACATTAATCGAATATGAAGTAGTAGTCAGGCACTTCATAATCCAATCAACCATCTTTTTTGGAAAACCAAAACAAATAAGCGTTTCCTCTAAAAAAATTCCAATTTACCGTGTCATATGCCTTCTGAATATCGAACTTAAATGCAATCGAGGGGAACCCCGATTTAGGTGATAATTTTTCATTAATTCCTGTGTGAGTAAAATACTATCCGAAATGCGACGCCCCGGAACAAAAACTAACTGATTAAAACTACCACCTCGTCTAAACTTGCTTTAATTCGGTCTGAGATAATTTTAATGCATTTATAAATGACATTGCAACATGACATCGGCCTAAAATCAGTAACCTTACAAGGAGTTGGAACCTTCGGAAGAAGAGTAATAATCGTATTGTTCAACTCGGCTAACAATTAGCCGTTTCAAAAAAGCTCTTTAACCGCATAAATGATATCCTCACCCACCACATCCCATGCACACTTAAAGAAAGCCGACGTATAACCATCCAGGCCTGGTGATTTGTTATCACCAATATCGAACATAGCTCGTTTTATTTCAAAATCAGAAACCTCCCTTATCATCTTAGTGGAAATGTGTTGAGAAATTCTATTCACAAACAACGTGTCTGGAGTAGGGATTTCATTACAATAAGCTGATTTACCAAGAAAGTCTTCATAATGCTTGACAAAAAGATTAGGAACATCACTGCCTTCTACAAGTCTATCATTAgcatcgaataaagcatgtatacgACTACGATTTGTTCTGCCCTTAACGACCCTATGAAAATAACTTGTATTATTATCACCTGCTTTTAACCACTCAATCTTGGATTTTTTATTCAAAAACATCTCCTCGTCAAGAACGGCTTGGTTATAGTCTTTCAACTTTGCACAAACAGTACTTCCCAAAACACTAGAATGAGGATCACCATCTAGATCAAGTTGCACTTTATCTAGTGCTGTTCTACACTCCACAACCCTTGCGTGAAGATTGCCCTTACACCATATCAGTTTCCGAATAGGACGTTTGAGCAAACGAAGACGTTTAACCACCGTGAACAAACAGTGACCATGAATATCAACCTTCCAACCTTCCTGCACAAAACCTCTAAAATCCTCATGAGTAGTAATATAATTGCTAAATTTAAATGGTTTCAGTTTACCAGGAAGATTCACCGGGATTGACAGCACATCAGGACAATGGTCCGACTTCCTATAAGGATGAAAGACGACCAAAGCATTTGTAAACTTGCTAACAAACTCATCATTTGCCATAGTTCGATCTATTTTTTTGAGAATGCTCGATGATGATTGCGGACGCTGATTCCATGTGAATTCAAAACCcacgtgtcataacccgtccttaaccgtaagaacgtgttagataacgtatgatttcattgcgaggtattgacctctatatgcgacatttttaaaagaaaaactgcatatattatacattacaaaccatgattcttatttttgatacaagctttggacgaaataaagatgattatcgtttagcgataatcttcgacttacaaactttacaaatgatgataacaacacgatttctagcatattttacaacacaagttcttggatatgcagtcttatttttgacacaaatatgcgtacgcaagatcctgctcaaattcaacataatgcagcggaagcttttagaaatcacctgagaatagacatgttttaaaaggtcaacataaagttggtgagatataggtttagtgccggcagcaatatatatatagaccacaagatttcgtatataaacagtttaataaaaatattctaagtggttgagcacttggtaaccatacttaacaattaatcacgtcgcatattccctttaatatgaaatcttactacactgtaccaagtgtagtcacgaaacgaagtactgtgcaaccgttgaatactggtcgtccagtccggttggggttgtcaggcccgatagatctatcaacaggattcgcgtttacaataccgctgtaaatattagttaccaagctacagggaagtatgccagtggtacaactcaacgtagaatatatttttcagttacttgtgtccatattgtaaaacataaaatacatgtattctcatcccgaaatatttagagtttaaaagtgggactatatactcactttcgtcttgaagatatatatatataatttgacttggtctccggttgatatcacgaacctatccatatataatatatcaataccttttctttttaaacaaacgtcacatatatatacttgttatacttttaatactttgaataattccttagtccgtagttagcagttcgttgttagtaattcaattttaatggttcatttttagatgtttaatatacccgcaatgaaataaataaaacccccaacgaaataaataaaaccccatcgtatatgtattggtcgagattaatcttgacccacggtaccggtgttgtcaaatgacgtgttgcgtacataaagtaccggtgttgtcaaatgacgtgttgcgtacaatcatgggatcttacgattaatcttctcgtgttgtttacgggtgatcctgaaccatataaaattgaattatataaaatatcatgttatcttagaaagatgtgattttatttaatttttcccaattaatcccgaagttaaacaagtcttgaataaccaattttgtttcggtcatagtttcttcgttacaaatccgttttcgttgattcaacttgccatctccttggatcgagtccctctttaagactatgaactgaaaataccttggtttgtattcaaaatcacacggcataggtgaaactttagtgaaacttttgaagttaaacattttcctttatgtaaacaaccttaaatgattatttttctaaaaatacttatactttgaattaaatcatggaatttttatgtgttatcatatccatagtaaaaatcatttttccagaacataaacctccaattcaaagtttaagatagtttttaattatccaacccaaaacagtccccggtggcactccgacgtcgtaaaaacagtttttaagataatctttgaaaaaccaagttataccttgttaaattagcatatatttaagttatattacaggtcttggagtattttaaaagttaagttagaaggatctatttagtttgcaaacaagtttgaaaacattcaaactatgttcttgttgttaaaattttataccacaaaataagatagctatatatatatgaatcgaataaggttatgaacatagattctacctcaagttccttggacaaggttgctgtaaaagaggagtaagaacctagaaccaaaagggtgatggaagtggatgaaagattggaagtaagttggtgttcttggaaggttttcttgaagtatttttgtaagggttttcttatgatgattaagtgatgttttgaagctaaaaacttatgaggaccttgaagaacacttgaaggttgaagataagagagtttagaagatcatttaacttgaaagaaaattgttatgaatgtgtgcatatgtgtatataggcgtatatatgtatatgtatatatagactttatttttttgatttttagctcaaaagtcctcatatatgatcccacatgtattgactaatcaaaggctgctaagatcatataattgaagtctaataattggtatttttcaatagtaaaacttctagaaactgcgtatttatacgggtacatataccctaagtatacgtatagaaatcttgtgaaaacggaacgaggattcaaatatagctatcttttgtgaatatacttatatggttttttgtatttaagtccttaaaaatgattaaatacattacttatacgatatatgtataaacattatatgtcataagtatttaagtcaaataacgttacgtatggttatcgttttgaaaacttaagttagtagtttcaaaatatacttataacttattgttattaatacaaaatgaggtattaaaacatccttaaatcatgttaaacatgtatatatacatatatatatatacaaacgtataattatcatatattgtatagttcgtgatatcatcggtcaaactagacggtcaaacgttgtgtaaatctcttttcgaaaaacataagtctcgacaatttggattgcttatcatgttggtaaggtttaatttatgtaaatattaatcttataagtatagaatgatcgaaaaagtgcgggtcgttacattacctccccgttaaataaatttcgtcccgaaattttaaaattgtacctattttgcgtcatcgagaaacaagtgtggatacttttgtttcatctgatcctctcgttcccaagtaaactcgggacctcttctagcattccaacgaaccttaacaatcggtatgttgctctgtttgagctgttta comes from Rutidosis leptorrhynchoides isolate AG116_Rl617_1_P2 chromosome 4, CSIRO_AGI_Rlap_v1, whole genome shotgun sequence and encodes:
- the LOC139840932 gene encoding uncharacterized protein, encoding MSSHIWGILVHKQSLWVKWIHTYKLDGRSIWDVSNKATDSFSWRKVLSIRPLVRSYFITKIGDSLITNAWFDNWSCMGPLYALISRRDICRAGFSDRSLVVDLVDHNTLGWPPDWLQKYPSLGDINCPVINDSHDSTSIPRHAFMLWLAIKKKLKTQDRLHEWEKQVGVQLGHVSPVLTLSTHSAVPGSPLEPGETLSPISP